A region from the Nitrospinota bacterium genome encodes:
- a CDS encoding DCC1-like thiol-disulfide oxidoreductase family protein has translation MKSKNRPVLIYDGDCDLCRRWMGRYNHLSGDRVDTISSQEAAHLFPEISPQQFQSSVQLVQPDGAVYEGAEAVCLALAFNSTHRWPLWLYRNIFGVASATEFTYRFIARHREFFSRFTRWRG, from the coding sequence CAAAAAACAGGCCAGTTCTCATTTATGACGGCGATTGCGATTTATGCCGCCGTTGGATGGGCAGATACAACCATCTGAGTGGGGATCGGGTCGATACCATTTCATCTCAGGAAGCGGCTCACCTGTTTCCTGAAATTTCTCCACAACAATTTCAATCTTCCGTTCAGCTGGTTCAACCGGACGGAGCTGTTTATGAAGGGGCGGAGGCTGTGTGCCTCGCTCTGGCATTTAATTCCACCCACCGTTGGCCTCTCTGGTTGTATCGAAATATTTTTGGAGTGGCTTCGGCGACGGAATTTACCTATCGATTCATCGCCCGGCATCGAGAGTTTTTTAGCCGTTTCACGCGATGGCGCGGGTGA
- a CDS encoding SDR family oxidoreductase translates to MSAKAYTLRMDPENVNYHYCDDLPTKPLPANTRVLVTGANGYVGHRLIPELIFRGYIVRCMFRRKTMPAILVHPRIEVAYADCHDKDELRAALKDVDYAYYLIHSMRGKNKLFRERDKQAAKNFLEAAEENGIKRIIYLGGLGETNERLSSHLKSRMEVGSILSSGTIPVIRLRAAIILGTGSASYELLKSLVSHNRWIPFLTEFDSKCQPIAVRDVIKYLVGVLETDNLTTKAYHIGGKDILSYTELVKRFAKILNKNVRLFEVSWVPLPVGLMCRLYAYWLHLFNSVPVNISYLLLHSLRTDVLCTENDIYKILPFEPLDFNTAVEWALKKEEQSRVFSHWSDVSPERMKDLMPLCEYESANFMIDEHSINISAPPDTVFPLICRVGGKHGWIAANLLWKIRGAVDRMLGGPGLNRGRRDDNQLREGDSVDFWRVEKLEVNKELLLRAEMLSPGLSWLQFSLIPQGTDKTKLTLRAHFIPQPLWGNLYWFLMAKFHDYIFKGMLSYFRNEAVNARRGSLVPKPSHDASTHP, encoded by the coding sequence TTGTCTGCCAAAGCCTATACTTTGCGTATGGACCCGGAAAATGTCAATTACCATTATTGCGATGATCTCCCCACCAAGCCATTGCCGGCAAACACCCGGGTTCTGGTAACAGGGGCCAACGGCTACGTCGGCCACCGCTTGATTCCGGAACTGATTTTCCGAGGTTATATCGTCCGCTGCATGTTCCGCCGTAAAACCATGCCTGCCATTTTGGTTCACCCGAGAATTGAAGTTGCCTACGCCGATTGCCATGACAAGGATGAATTGCGGGCGGCGTTGAAGGACGTTGATTATGCCTATTACCTGATTCACAGCATGCGCGGTAAAAATAAGCTGTTTAGAGAAAGGGATAAACAGGCCGCCAAAAATTTTCTTGAAGCGGCGGAGGAAAATGGGATCAAAAGGATCATTTACCTGGGCGGATTGGGTGAGACGAACGAGCGATTGTCTTCGCATCTTAAAAGCAGGATGGAAGTCGGAAGCATATTGTCCAGCGGCACCATTCCGGTGATTCGCCTTAGGGCGGCTATCATTCTCGGAACCGGGAGCGCTTCCTACGAATTGTTAAAATCTCTGGTATCCCACAACCGCTGGATTCCATTCCTGACTGAATTTGACTCCAAATGCCAGCCGATTGCGGTGCGGGATGTGATCAAATATCTGGTCGGCGTCCTGGAAACCGACAACCTGACTACCAAGGCGTACCATATAGGCGGAAAGGACATCTTGTCCTATACCGAACTTGTCAAGCGTTTCGCCAAAATTCTCAACAAAAACGTCCGACTGTTTGAAGTTTCCTGGGTTCCCCTGCCAGTGGGCTTGATGTGCCGTCTGTATGCCTACTGGCTTCATCTTTTTAATTCCGTTCCGGTTAATATTTCTTATCTCTTGCTGCATAGTTTGAGAACCGATGTCCTCTGCACGGAAAATGACATTTACAAGATACTGCCCTTTGAACCCCTGGATTTTAATACAGCAGTGGAATGGGCGCTTAAAAAGGAAGAGCAATCCCGCGTGTTTTCTCATTGGAGCGATGTTTCCCCCGAGCGAATGAAGGATCTGATGCCCCTTTGCGAGTACGAATCCGCTAATTTTATGATCGATGAACATTCGATAAACATCTCCGCGCCGCCGGATACGGTGTTCCCTCTCATCTGCCGTGTAGGCGGAAAGCATGGCTGGATCGCCGCCAATTTATTGTGGAAAATCCGTGGGGCCGTAGACAGGATGTTGGGCGGTCCCGGTTTGAACCGGGGGCGAAGGGACGATAACCAATTACGCGAGGGGGATTCTGTAGATTTCTGGAGAGTGGAAAAACTGGAAGTGAATAAGGAATTGCTTCTACGGGCAGAGATGTTATCCCCCGGCCTGTCCTGGTTGCAATTTTCGCTCATTCCGCAGGGGACCGATAAAACGAAACTGACCCTCAGGGCGCATTTCATTCCTCAACCGCTTTGGGGAAATCTCTACTGGTTTTTAATGGCGAAATTTCACGATTATATTTTTAAGGGGATGCTGTCTTATTTTAGGAATGAGGCGGTCAATGCTCGCAGGGGATCACTGGTCCCCAAACCTTCCCATGATGCATCAACTCATCCCTGA
- a CDS encoding ferredoxin--nitrite reductase, giving the protein MNKIERIKLEKDGLDIKHDLRRFAEEGWEAISEDDVQRLKWYGLFLRNPTPGFFMLRVRIPNGHTFSYQIKVLAQIAQGFGNGVIDITTRQQLQIRHLKIENIPEVFELLEMIGLTSAQTGLDNVRNIMGCPVAGIHPKELLDASPEVMALTEHIIENREFTNLPRKFNVAITGCPDNCLHAETQDLALVPASKEENGKPVLGFNVLAGGTLGSGGYRVASCLNIFVMPDEVVEVCAAVILLFRDHGSRENRAQNRLAFLLDEWGVDRFRAELEKRIKRHLQYAEKEMRNAQISEHIGIYRQKQPSMNYVGLKIPVGRIQGKKLEQVAVLAERYGNGEIRISPAQALILPNVSDKNLGDLLEEPLLKELDYHPSSIMRGLVSCVGSDYCHLAAIETKGRALEVATKLEKSLSDTSPITMHWSGCPAGCGNHLVADIGLLGKRIKFKGQVVDGVDIFVGGRAGPDPKLAVKIMENIPCDLLPGVLEQIIPYHTREKMHRVKGQRKRKIVGKKTEESVRSEIPIPQKSL; this is encoded by the coding sequence TTGAATAAGATTGAGCGCATAAAGTTGGAAAAGGACGGTTTGGACATTAAACATGACCTTCGTCGCTTTGCTGAAGAGGGGTGGGAAGCCATCAGTGAAGACGATGTCCAACGCTTGAAATGGTATGGGCTGTTTCTAAGGAACCCGACTCCGGGCTTTTTCATGCTGCGGGTGCGGATTCCAAACGGACATACGTTTTCCTATCAGATAAAAGTTCTGGCTCAGATTGCTCAGGGTTTTGGTAACGGAGTCATCGATATCACCACCCGCCAGCAGTTGCAGATACGTCATTTAAAAATAGAAAACATTCCTGAAGTGTTTGAACTGCTGGAAATGATCGGCCTTACTTCTGCCCAGACGGGCCTGGACAATGTGCGTAATATCATGGGATGCCCTGTGGCTGGCATTCACCCTAAAGAATTGTTGGACGCGTCACCAGAGGTTATGGCTTTGACGGAGCATATTATTGAAAACCGGGAATTCACCAACCTGCCCAGAAAGTTCAATGTCGCGATCACCGGTTGCCCCGACAATTGCCTGCATGCGGAAACTCAGGACTTGGCTCTGGTTCCCGCAAGCAAGGAAGAGAACGGAAAGCCGGTTTTGGGATTTAACGTTCTGGCTGGCGGAACACTGGGTTCAGGGGGATACCGGGTGGCTTCCTGTCTGAATATTTTTGTGATGCCTGATGAAGTGGTGGAAGTTTGCGCCGCAGTGATACTGCTATTCAGGGATCATGGCAGTCGCGAGAACCGGGCCCAGAACCGCTTGGCCTTCCTGCTCGATGAGTGGGGAGTCGATCGATTTCGCGCTGAATTGGAGAAAAGAATTAAGCGGCATCTTCAGTATGCCGAAAAGGAAATGAGGAATGCGCAAATCTCGGAGCATATTGGGATTTACCGGCAAAAACAACCGTCGATGAATTATGTCGGATTAAAAATTCCCGTGGGCCGCATCCAGGGCAAAAAGCTGGAACAGGTGGCGGTATTGGCGGAGCGTTATGGCAACGGCGAGATCCGCATATCCCCTGCGCAGGCTCTGATCCTTCCGAACGTATCGGATAAAAACCTGGGTGACCTTCTCGAGGAACCTCTCCTTAAGGAACTGGATTACCATCCTTCCAGCATCATGCGGGGCCTGGTGAGTTGCGTGGGCAGTGACTATTGCCATCTGGCGGCCATTGAGACCAAGGGGCGGGCACTGGAAGTCGCAACAAAACTGGAGAAATCTTTAAGCGACACGTCCCCCATCACCATGCACTGGTCCGGTTGCCCGGCAGGGTGCGGCAACCATTTGGTCGCCGATATTGGCTTGCTCGGCAAAAGGATTAAATTCAAAGGTCAGGTAGTGGACGGGGTGGATATTTTTGTGGGCGGGCGGGCCGGGCCCGATCCCAAGCTGGCGGTGAAGATCATGGAAAATATTCCCTGCGATCTTTTGCCCGGAGTTTTGGAACAAATCATTCCCTACCACACTCGTGAAAAGATGCATCGGGTCAAGGGGCAAAGGAAAAGAAAAATTGTGGGAAAAAAAACGGAGGAATCGGTTCGCTCTGAAATTCCCATTCCCCAAAAATCTTTATAA
- a CDS encoding formate/nitrite transporter family protein — MFAEEINKITEVAENKIQYMQRSPLGYVLLSALAGIYLGFGIVLIFSVGGPIAAGGGEAYLKLIMGACFGIALSLVIFAGSELFTGNNMVFAVGQLSKKVGVRSILILFALCFLGNLLGSVFLGWLVVSGGSLTGDAQALILKASAMKMNLGATEAFLRGILCNWLVCLAVWVSLRTQSDTAKLIMIFWCLFAFIASGFEHSIANQSLLSMAMFLPHGPEISLAGFFHNQLFVTAGNMVGGGIMVGKVYWFTVTDFKGKETPETAVALHPAENQE; from the coding sequence GTGTTTGCAGAAGAGATAAATAAAATCACAGAGGTTGCGGAAAATAAAATCCAATACATGCAACGGTCTCCCTTGGGTTACGTGCTGTTATCTGCCTTGGCAGGCATTTATCTGGGATTTGGGATTGTCTTGATTTTTTCGGTGGGGGGGCCTATTGCCGCAGGCGGTGGGGAGGCTTACCTGAAACTTATCATGGGCGCGTGTTTTGGAATCGCCTTGAGCTTGGTGATTTTTGCCGGATCTGAATTATTTACCGGAAACAACATGGTTTTTGCGGTGGGCCAACTGAGCAAAAAGGTGGGGGTCCGTTCGATCCTGATTTTATTTGCCCTGTGTTTTCTGGGCAATTTGCTGGGTTCGGTGTTTCTTGGCTGGCTGGTGGTTAGCGGTGGCAGTCTGACGGGGGACGCCCAGGCGCTGATCCTGAAAGCATCCGCTATGAAAATGAATCTGGGGGCGACAGAAGCTTTTTTACGGGGGATTCTTTGCAACTGGCTGGTTTGTCTTGCGGTCTGGGTATCCCTCAGAACCCAGAGCGATACGGCCAAGCTGATCATGATTTTCTGGTGCCTGTTTGCCTTCATTGCTAGCGGATTTGAACACAGCATCGCCAATCAAAGTTTATTGAGCATGGCGATGTTTCTTCCGCATGGGCCGGAAATTTCGCTGGCGGGGTTTTTTCATAATCAATTGTTTGTGACCGCCGGCAACATGGTGGGCGGGGGCATTATGGTGGGCAAGGTTTATTGGTTCACAGTGACGGATTTTAAAGGCAAGGAAACGCCTGAAACTGCAGTTGCTCTTCATCCTGCGGAAAATCAGGAATAG
- a CDS encoding VCBS repeat-containing protein → MKKLLPYGLLILAFLLAGCPEPKVQEKMPPLFVLSFATEAGAEPSFLITDDFNRDGILDLVVTNSGDHTFSFFKGNGDGTFKDQTVFATDRDPICIVAADFNLDGYLDLAVLNYEDQNIQIFMNTRLGSFQDSGVKMNVGKIPINLTAGDFNEDGFPDLAVTLRFHKVVTLMGKGDGKFDDPKSMPVRGQPTALVLGDYNHDKHVDIAVALAGSGNRGVQILWGKGDGAFKPSKLFKGGGQPLTIVNLDVNGDGYGDLVTSSNVLHAMTAVINNGDETFRTLRDFASGSFPKFVVAADFTGDGLMDIAVSNSTDDTISVSLGKGDGTFTYPPIYHRVDEYPQGIVTGDFDGDGLIDIAIACRDKGKIDILLKKNMVNPNPNPPETPKTT, encoded by the coding sequence ATGAAAAAACTTCTCCCTTATGGTTTATTGATTCTGGCTTTTCTACTTGCCGGGTGCCCCGAACCGAAAGTTCAGGAAAAAATGCCTCCCCTTTTTGTGCTTTCCTTTGCCACGGAAGCGGGAGCCGAGCCTTCGTTTTTGATCACCGACGATTTTAACCGCGACGGAATACTGGATCTGGTGGTGACCAACAGCGGCGATCATACCTTTTCATTTTTCAAGGGAAATGGAGACGGTACGTTTAAAGACCAGACCGTGTTTGCCACCGACAGGGACCCCATTTGCATCGTTGCCGCCGATTTTAATCTCGATGGCTACCTGGACCTGGCAGTGTTGAATTACGAAGATCAGAACATTCAGATTTTCATGAACACCCGCCTGGGAAGTTTTCAAGATAGCGGTGTCAAAATGAATGTGGGGAAGATCCCGATCAATTTAACGGCGGGAGATTTCAATGAAGATGGGTTTCCCGACCTTGCCGTCACCTTGCGTTTTCACAAGGTGGTGACCCTGATGGGCAAGGGCGATGGAAAATTTGACGACCCGAAAAGCATGCCGGTGAGAGGTCAGCCCACGGCGCTGGTTCTGGGGGATTACAATCACGACAAGCATGTGGATATCGCCGTTGCTCTTGCGGGGTCCGGGAATAGAGGGGTGCAGATTCTTTGGGGCAAAGGCGACGGGGCGTTCAAGCCTTCCAAACTTTTTAAAGGCGGCGGTCAACCCCTGACCATTGTCAATCTCGATGTTAATGGCGACGGCTATGGCGATCTGGTAACGTCCAGCAATGTCCTGCATGCGATGACGGCGGTCATCAATAATGGCGACGAGACGTTCCGAACGCTCCGGGATTTTGCATCGGGCAGTTTCCCCAAGTTTGTGGTGGCGGCGGATTTCACCGGAGACGGGCTCATGGATATTGCGGTTTCCAACTCGACGGATGACACCATCTCCGTTTCCCTGGGCAAGGGAGATGGAACCTTCACCTACCCGCCCATTTACCATCGGGTCGATGAATACCCGCAGGGGATTGTCACCGGAGATTTTGACGGCGATGGCTTGATAGACATCGCGATCGCCTGCCGCGATAAAGGCAAGATCGATATTCTGCTCAAGAAGAACATGGTGAACCCCAATCCCAACCCGCCGGAAACGCCCAAAACGACTTGA
- a CDS encoding MBL fold metallo-hydrolase yields MAQLEDEFGDILQKARDGKSWSQNDLARSVGISPDAIRRMESYEYIPDDTVLLKIADALDLHGPSLVVIAKEAWVPNAISPDPGPFELICLNVFMGMYPVTCYLLICRDTRETAIIDTGANPDVVIKKAVELNVRPSKILLTHSHPDHAAGLSVLDREYDCPTWIDKKEPRPSGSRDLRTVADGEILPLGNLEIKILATPGHTQGGVSYQVGESIFSGDCIFAGSMGRANASWPGLFQSITTRLLTFPDHYRLFPGHGPATTVGEEKRHNPFFYGKVSE; encoded by the coding sequence ATGGCGCAACTGGAAGACGAGTTCGGGGATATTTTGCAAAAAGCGCGGGACGGTAAATCCTGGTCGCAAAATGATTTGGCACGGTCGGTAGGCATTTCCCCGGATGCCATTCGCCGGATGGAGAGCTATGAGTACATCCCCGATGACACCGTCCTCCTGAAAATAGCCGATGCCCTGGATCTGCATGGGCCTTCTCTCGTTGTGATTGCTAAAGAGGCCTGGGTTCCTAATGCAATTTCTCCAGATCCGGGTCCCTTTGAACTGATTTGTCTTAACGTGTTCATGGGAATGTATCCGGTGACGTGTTATCTGCTGATTTGCCGGGATACCCGGGAAACCGCGATTATCGATACCGGGGCCAACCCTGATGTGGTCATCAAAAAAGCCGTAGAACTGAACGTCCGTCCTTCAAAAATTCTGCTCACGCATTCGCATCCCGATCATGCCGCGGGGCTCAGTGTTTTGGACCGGGAATATGATTGCCCGACGTGGATCGATAAAAAAGAACCGCGTCCTTCCGGTAGTCGCGATCTTCGCACTGTCGCCGATGGCGAAATCCTCCCGTTGGGAAACCTGGAAATTAAAATTTTAGCCACTCCGGGCCATACTCAGGGAGGGGTTTCGTACCAGGTCGGAGAATCCATTTTTTCCGGGGATTGCATATTTGCGGGGTCGATGGGCCGGGCCAACGCTTCCTGGCCGGGGCTGTTTCAATCAATCACCACCCGCCTGCTCACGTTTCCGGACCACTACCGCCTGTTTCCAGGGCACGGCCCCGCCACCACAGTGGGGGAGGAAAAGCGGCACAACCCTTTCTTTTATGGCAAGGTTTCAGAATAA